The following nucleotide sequence is from bacterium.
ATCCAGGTAAGAAAAATGTCCGGCCTCTGGTAGAATTACCAAGCCGGCATCGTTTATTTCCCTTTCCATTATCTTGGCGTGTGAAACAGGGGTAGCCGTATCTTTTTCTCCCCAGACAAGCAAGGTCGGGGCATTGATCTGAGGCAGCAGGCCTCTCAGGTCTTCATTGACGATTTTGACCAGGGTGGGCCGCATTTCATTGGCCTCCTGGTAGTCCTTAGAACCCACTACCTGGTAAATAGCCTTTCTGGCCTTCTCTCCATAGATTCCGAACAAGCGCGGCGAAAACAGAAACTTGGCGATTTTGGCAATGGACACCCGGATATAATATTTCACTGTCCGTCGAGGCCTTATCCCGGCGCTATCAACTAAAATTAGTTTATCCACTCTTTCCGGAAAATTGGCGGCTAATACTATGGCGATTCTTCCCCCAAAAGAATGCCCTATTAGACTGGTCTTGCCAATCCCCAGCTTAGCGAAAAAGGTGGAAACAAATAGGGCATAATCATCACTCCCCCACGGCTGGGGTGGTAGATCACTGGAACCAAATCCGGGCAAATCCAAGGCGTAGACCTGGTGGCTTCTAACCAAATAATTAAAAACAGGCTTAAAGCTGGCGGCCTGCCCACCCCAGCCGTGAAGGAGAACAACGGCTTCGCCTTCACCGCCCACTTCATAAAAAACTCTTAGGTCGTCTATCTTAATAAACATTGTAGAGTAGTAACTATTCAGCCACTAAGACACAAAGGCAATAGCCAATAGGTAAGGGAAGAATGCCCTATTGGCTATTGGCTTCCGTAATCTTCGTGTCTTTGTGGCGGAGTAGTTACATAGATTAAATGTTAGCTTACATCCAAATATGGTAAATGTCAATATATTTTTGTCATATTCTGTGATTCAGACATAAGACACCAATTTCCCGGGCAACCGCCGGGGTTGCTTTTGCAAGGGGAAGATTTTCCTCTTTTCCTCTTTTCCTCAACTTTTCTCTTGACTTACTCATTTTTATGTCCTATAATCCAAAATCACAAGGCTCAAAGCCCTAAAAAAACATCCGAGGGGGCACTTCTATGACACTTCTTCCGAATTACCCTGAAATCAAAATTCTTATCAGCCATTAGTATCGGTTCCTGTAGTTCGGGAAGTCAGTAAAATTGAATAAAGGAGGCGAAAGAAATTCTTGAGCAAATAAGGGCGAAACAACAGTAAGGAGGAGAAAAATGAGAGTAAAGGCTTACTAAAAAAACTAAGGTGGTTATAGGGTCAGTTACTGGGAAAACGAACAATGAGCCTGCTGCTTCCCATGGAATGAAAATGTCAAGTGACCATAACCCATTAACCATCAACGATATTTATTTTCAGGGGAAGGACGATTATGAAGGGCAAATCCTTAAAATTTGATGAGATTATGGAGCTTTATGAGGAGCTTTTCCCGGATAAAAAGCCTTGCAGGTCTAATTTGAAATTAAAGGTAAAAAAACCAGAGATGGTTGCTAATAGAATAAGAGAAGTCATTAAACTTTCAGAAGAACTTATATGGAAAAGACCCTTAAAGAAATAATAAGCATTTTGGAAAAGGCTAAGCTCAATCTCTACGCCCTTATTGGTGGATTGGCAGTGGGAGGTTGGGTAACACCACGAGCTACTAAGGATATAGACATCCTCCTTATTCTCTCTGAAATAAACCAGGAGGTTGTAGAAAAGGGAATTCTTAAGCTCCTTGCAGAAGAAGGGTTTGAAAGCTCTTTTAACATAGGTGACATAGAGGATGAAATAAGATTTTGTATAAAG
It contains:
- a CDS encoding alpha/beta hydrolase; this translates as MFIKIDDLRVFYEVGGEGEAVVLLHGWGGQAASFKPVFNYLVRSHQVYALDLPGFGSSDLPPQPWGSDDYALFVSTFFAKLGIGKTSLIGHSFGGRIAIVLAANFPERVDKLILVDSAGIRPRRTVKYYIRVSIAKIAKFLFSPRLFGIYGEKARKAIYQVVGSKDYQEANEMRPTLVKIVNEDLRGLLPQINAPTLLVWGEKDTATPVSHAKIMEREINDAGLVILPEAGHFSYLDKFPQFCRIVSSFLGD